Proteins encoded in a region of the Brevefilum fermentans genome:
- a CDS encoding CapA family protein, translated as MYSVSTKIIQISLVVTLSLLLISACVSEPVFNELPPDPTPLLPTFGNPPTATPTQDPTATPAPLTLYLSEKLPSELIALDAISGVVISADPTASLWFGPAVEAPSGEVLQTSALVFALAAPFPTLLDDISLDELQAYWLGMTVGRLDAVTRLYVPELLFQVLVERWGTPGEARIQSFQEPPEIAALWEDNAWMLLPFEELNPQLKVIQVDGSSPLFKDFDPESYPFTLQFQLVHKVQAASIPADVLESLLSAVQPGNRDPEMLTTLVMTGVTALVRATAYRMEMYGVTYPGEKVRHWLTEADLTHISNEVSFYEDCPFPDPTSERLLFCSDPKYLELFKEIGVDIIELTGNHNNDSLIVYGVDVVPFTLDLYDEHGMHYFGGGRNLAEAKTPLLITHNGNKLAFIGCNAFGPDFAWATDAGGGSAPCEDYQWMAAEISRLRDEGYLPIATFQYFEDYYDFAADHHKRDFGIMADAGAVIVNGSQSHRPKAMTFSGDAFIHYGLGNLFFDQNWYVDMYGNVIVQTSWEFIQRHTFYAGRHLSVELLTAKLIDYAQPRPMTEEERALFLTEIFTASGWDVR; from the coding sequence ATGTACAGCGTATCCACTAAAATCATCCAAATAAGCTTGGTTGTGACCCTAAGCCTGCTTCTGATCAGCGCCTGTGTTTCCGAACCCGTCTTCAATGAACTTCCGCCTGACCCAACGCCCTTGCTGCCAACCTTTGGCAATCCACCCACAGCGACCCCCACACAGGATCCCACCGCCACACCTGCGCCCCTAACGCTGTACCTCTCGGAAAAACTTCCATCGGAGTTGATCGCGCTGGACGCTATAAGTGGAGTGGTCATCAGCGCCGATCCCACCGCTTCCCTGTGGTTTGGGCCGGCAGTGGAAGCGCCCTCTGGCGAGGTTTTACAGACCTCAGCCCTGGTGTTTGCCCTAGCTGCACCCTTCCCGACCCTGTTGGACGATATCTCTTTGGATGAGTTACAGGCTTACTGGTTGGGGATGACTGTCGGACGGCTGGACGCGGTGACACGGCTGTACGTGCCGGAACTTCTGTTCCAGGTCCTGGTTGAACGCTGGGGCACTCCTGGTGAAGCCCGTATCCAATCCTTCCAGGAACCCCCTGAGATTGCAGCGTTATGGGAGGACAACGCCTGGATGCTGCTCCCCTTTGAGGAGCTGAACCCGCAATTGAAGGTCATCCAGGTGGATGGCTCCTCACCGCTGTTCAAGGATTTTGACCCCGAGAGTTATCCTTTCACGCTTCAGTTTCAGTTGGTGCACAAGGTTCAGGCAGCAAGCATCCCTGCTGATGTGCTGGAATCCCTCCTCTCGGCTGTTCAGCCCGGGAATCGTGATCCGGAGATGCTGACCACCCTGGTGATGACAGGCGTGACGGCTCTGGTCAGGGCGACTGCCTACCGCATGGAAATGTATGGCGTCACCTACCCCGGGGAGAAGGTGCGCCACTGGCTGACCGAGGCAGACCTGACCCATATTTCCAATGAGGTCTCATTTTACGAGGACTGTCCCTTTCCCGACCCGACGTCCGAAAGATTGTTGTTCTGCAGCGATCCGAAATATTTAGAGCTGTTTAAGGAAATCGGCGTGGATATCATCGAGCTGACGGGAAACCACAATAACGATTCATTAATTGTATATGGTGTGGATGTTGTGCCGTTCACGCTTGACCTGTATGACGAACATGGAATGCATTATTTTGGCGGCGGTCGGAACTTGGCGGAAGCGAAAACGCCTTTATTGATCACCCATAATGGTAACAAACTGGCGTTTATCGGTTGCAACGCTTTTGGACCGGATTTTGCCTGGGCAACGGACGCGGGCGGTGGTTCAGCGCCCTGTGAAGATTACCAGTGGATGGCCGCTGAGATCAGCCGGCTGAGGGATGAAGGCTATCTACCGATCGCCACTTTTCAATACTTTGAAGACTATTACGATTTTGCCGCCGATCACCACAAGCGTGATTTTGGCATCATGGCTGATGCTGGCGCGGTGATCGTCAACGGCAGCCAGTCGCACCGTCCCAAGGCAATGACCTTTAGCGGCGATGCCTTTATCCACTATGGGCTGGGAAACCTGTTTTTTGACCAGAACTGGTATGTCGATATGTACGGCAATGTGATCGTCCAAACCAGTTGGGAGTTCATTCAGCGCCATACTTTCTATGCCGGGCGTCATTTGAGCGTCGAGCTGCTGACGGCTAAGCTGATCGACTACGCGCAACCCAGACCGATGACAGAGGAAGAACGCGCCCTGTTCTTAACCGAAATATTTACAGCCAGCGGCTGGGACGTGCGCTAA
- the folP gene encoding dihydropteroate synthase — translation MNPFPSAPLPWGTRTFIMGIINVTPDSFSGDGILKGSNTVEAAVAQAAQFLQEGADILDIGGESTRPGSQPVDVDEELARVLPVITAIHAAFPDALLSIDTYRAAVAQAALDSGARWVNDVWGLHADPNLADVAAKHGAPLVLMHNRLKPDSAELQARLGGRYVGVEYDDLLADIQRELLESVALAHGAGVPDTHIILDPGIGFGKTVEQNLELIDRLGAIKALGYPLLVGPSRKSFIGYTLNLPLEERLEGTAAAVALCIDRGADIIRVHDVGVMTRVARMTDAIVRR, via the coding sequence ATGAACCCATTTCCATCCGCCCCGCTGCCCTGGGGTACACGCACCTTCATCATGGGCATTATCAACGTCACCCCCGACAGTTTTTCGGGAGACGGGATTTTAAAAGGCAGCAACACCGTTGAAGCAGCGGTCGCCCAGGCAGCACAATTTCTGCAGGAAGGCGCCGATATCCTCGATATTGGCGGCGAGAGCACCCGTCCAGGGTCACAGCCGGTGGATGTTGATGAAGAGCTGGCGCGGGTGCTGCCCGTGATAACAGCCATCCACGCAGCCTTCCCCGATGCCCTGCTTTCCATCGACACTTACCGGGCTGCTGTAGCACAGGCAGCCCTGGATAGCGGAGCTCGCTGGGTCAACGATGTGTGGGGATTGCATGCCGATCCAAACCTGGCTGATGTGGCTGCAAAGCATGGGGCGCCGCTGGTTTTAATGCACAACCGTTTGAAGCCAGACAGCGCTGAACTGCAGGCACGCCTGGGTGGGCGTTACGTGGGCGTGGAATACGATGATCTGCTTGCTGACATCCAGCGCGAGCTGCTGGAAAGCGTCGCCCTGGCACACGGGGCAGGTGTCCCCGATACACACATCATCCTCGACCCCGGGATCGGCTTTGGCAAGACGGTGGAACAAAACCTCGAGCTGATCGATCGGCTGGGAGCGATCAAAGCCCTGGGATACCCCCTGCTGGTCGGTCCTTCACGCAAATCCTTCATCGGGTACACGCTGAATTTGCCGCTTGAGGAACGCCTTGAAGGTACAGCGGCGGCAGTGGCGCTGTGCATCGATCGCGGCGCGGACATCATCCGCGTGCACGACGTGGGTGTGATGACCCGGGTCGCCAGGATGACCGATGCCATCGTCAGACGGTGA
- a CDS encoding endonuclease/exonuclease/phosphatase family protein — protein sequence MTSLDLRVATLNIGGGEKTFDDFTESTQASRQKALELLIKQLEADVLCLQEVTQHMDVDGQTHSLMDVIERTDHYPHAFFGKIISMETHMQVKKDVMVKGIFSDWWNWSMGNSIHSSFPFARLADPTRSGMPRNIPIFQPLSYEGNRDTDPRYVLLTRLKEAPHPFIANLHLTTLVGERPPDMIPRKREQAHLMRFQQISRFLDLVHTHILEKNEPLIVAGDFNATEDEAGIRHLLDAHPELMRLRPENDGPTHPDLRRAVDHIFFFPRSRLVDYTCWIETSDLSRRASDHLPVVAELQIR from the coding sequence ATGACCTCTCTTGACCTGCGCGTCGCCACCCTGAATATCGGCGGCGGCGAAAAAACCTTCGATGACTTCACCGAATCGACCCAGGCATCGCGCCAGAAAGCGCTGGAACTGCTGATCAAGCAGTTGGAAGCCGACGTTCTGTGCCTGCAGGAGGTCACCCAACACATGGATGTCGACGGGCAGACCCACAGCCTGATGGATGTGATCGAAAGGACGGATCACTACCCCCACGCATTCTTCGGTAAAATCATCTCGATGGAAACCCACATGCAGGTCAAAAAAGACGTGATGGTCAAGGGTATCTTTTCAGATTGGTGGAACTGGTCGATGGGAAATTCGATCCATTCCTCCTTTCCCTTTGCCCGCCTGGCTGATCCAACGCGATCGGGCATGCCGCGCAATATCCCCATCTTTCAACCGCTGTCCTATGAAGGCAACCGGGATACCGATCCCCGCTATGTGCTGTTGACGCGCTTGAAAGAGGCGCCTCACCCGTTTATTGCCAATCTGCACCTGACCACCCTGGTGGGAGAGCGCCCGCCGGACATGATCCCTCGCAAGAGGGAACAGGCGCATTTGATGCGCTTTCAGCAGATCAGCCGCTTTTTGGATCTGGTACACACCCATATTTTGGAGAAAAATGAACCTTTGATTGTCGCCGGCGATTTCAATGCCACCGAAGATGAGGCAGGCATCCGGCACCTGCTGGATGCGCATCCCGAGTTGATGCGCCTGCGCCCTGAAAATGACGGTCCAACCCACCCTGACCTGCGGCGCGCTGTGGACCACATTTTCTTTTTCCCCCGCTCGCGCCTGGTGGACTATACCTGCTGGATCGAAACCAGCGACCTCAGTCGGCGGGCATCCGATCACCTTCCGGTGGTCGCTGAGCTACAGATCAGGTAA
- the glmM gene encoding phosphoglucosamine mutase → MENTSTASASQHRKYFGTDGIRGHVGSDPLVPDFITRLGYAAGTVITHQAEHPTFVIGRDTRQSGEMLQNALTEGLLASGANVIDLGVIPTPGVAFMVNEMHAEAGVVISASHNPVNENGIKFFNQGALKLSEGIELEIESLLEKPLSLRLSQADRSTQRMDGTHLRKLYIDHLVGEHQDLKLNGIKLVVDCANGAASWYASEVFSRLGVDVVAVHASPDGTNINRDCGSEHVRQFPEDLFALIQQHRANFAVGFDGDADRVIFVDETGHLVDGDHFLAILGDYLQGQGRLLGDTVISTTMRNGALVNYFADRAINFVETPVGDKYIMGELHKLALQNHPENQIGLGGEQSGHIILMDQKHTTGDGLRSAIYLLRAFLASGRSTLAELAESIQKYPQIIASATVSQKIDLEELEDVVALRKALRDELPGLTRINLRYSGTEPMVRLMLEADTRHTEAELAEKAYALCEAVQAGTNTPAGSRLEVLNVSRGGLIPRPG, encoded by the coding sequence TTGGAAAACACAAGTACGGCATCCGCATCACAACATCGAAAGTATTTTGGCACCGATGGCATTCGCGGTCATGTCGGCAGCGATCCGTTGGTGCCCGATTTCATTACCCGCCTGGGTTATGCGGCTGGAACGGTGATCACGCACCAGGCAGAGCATCCCACCTTTGTAATTGGGCGCGACACCCGTCAATCGGGTGAGATGCTGCAAAACGCGTTGACCGAGGGTCTGCTGGCCAGCGGTGCCAACGTGATCGACCTGGGGGTCATCCCCACACCCGGGGTTGCCTTCATGGTCAACGAAATGCATGCCGAAGCCGGGGTGGTGATTTCAGCTTCTCACAATCCTGTGAACGAAAACGGAATCAAATTCTTTAACCAGGGCGCCCTGAAACTCAGCGAAGGCATCGAACTGGAGATTGAATCCCTGCTGGAGAAGCCGTTATCCTTGCGCCTGTCACAGGCAGACCGGTCCACACAGCGCATGGATGGCACACACCTGCGCAAACTGTATATTGATCACCTGGTGGGCGAACACCAGGACCTGAAACTGAATGGGATCAAACTGGTTGTGGATTGCGCCAACGGGGCAGCATCCTGGTATGCCAGCGAGGTGTTTTCACGCCTGGGCGTTGACGTTGTGGCAGTGCATGCCTCACCTGATGGCACGAATATCAACCGGGATTGCGGTTCAGAACACGTGCGCCAGTTTCCGGAAGACCTTTTCGCACTGATCCAACAACACCGGGCGAATTTCGCAGTCGGTTTTGACGGGGATGCGGATCGGGTGATTTTTGTGGATGAGACCGGTCACCTGGTGGATGGCGACCATTTCCTGGCAATCCTGGGCGATTACCTGCAGGGTCAGGGCAGGTTGCTGGGCGATACCGTGATCAGCACGACGATGCGCAACGGAGCCCTGGTGAACTATTTTGCCGACCGGGCGATCAACTTTGTCGAAACGCCGGTGGGCGATAAATATATCATGGGTGAACTGCACAAGCTGGCCCTGCAAAACCACCCCGAGAACCAGATCGGCCTGGGTGGAGAGCAATCCGGGCATATCATTCTGATGGATCAAAAACATACCACCGGCGACGGGCTGCGTTCGGCAATTTACCTGCTGCGTGCTTTTCTGGCTAGCGGGCGGTCAACCCTGGCTGAACTGGCGGAGAGCATCCAAAAATACCCACAGATCATCGCCTCTGCCACGGTGAGCCAAAAAATTGACCTGGAAGAACTTGAGGACGTGGTTGCCCTGCGGAAGGCGCTCAGAGATGAGTTGCCGGGTTTGACCCGTATCAATTTACGTTATTCCGGAACGGAGCCGATGGTGCGCCTGATGCTCGAAGCAGACACACGCCACACGGAGGCTGAACTGGCTGAAAAAGCCTATGCCCTGTGCGAGGCGGTCCAGGCCGGAACAAACACACCAGCGGGCAGCCGACTGGAAGTGTTAAATGTCTCGCGCGGCGGATTGATCCCCAGACCGGGATGA
- a CDS encoding phosphohexomutase domain-containing protein has product MDPLNVAFDQITVPQLGTVFNQLNRALITAESEADWHASVTAMDQFLDILAQRVIFDPELIAQMPIHASRAFSILLTLAATGTQYRLEQYLPQDAAGRERRALIDTVYLPLTGQLRKKAINLAVEFLAAPVFDSLRDDIDHEILPLLHSMDFEQDRDRWMPFRVIQIGNIYERLFMFRLRTQEPHLIANTHGPGLLRMIYDRKYLRFGTSGVRGRWGADFTERRAKQVVQAICDFLNDVDVPNFVGRENLAGRKIVIGYDTRRNADRVAEWTAQVCLANGFQVEFANRDTPTPALAFYLTEALPPDEVAGLIICTASHNPPEWQGIKFNPRLGYPAPTNLTDFIAFRINELQLEDVNARVINTEEGRQEGRLRGFDPLDDYVAWIKNNGNGNARIPIDFDRIRKFFSDKMVVIDEFHGSGRGYLTRLLGEAGVRYTVLHAQRDPDLTGLDYANPEEPFINPLKEKVRETGAHLGLGMDTDADRFGVVSLGGVYFRPNQILTMLVRYLGVERGFTGRVIATQTGSPLIEVLAGMIPGNEENKPAEGALPGYVNHPFYKTVIGSPKDRILKNAFLVPVGIKYIEEIRRVDRSYRGLNPLPADWRDRILIGGEESSGLTSRGHITDKDGPWANLLIMDMLAYFGTRPENPLTTIAEIWEDTVRMPGLWETFGCSPDDPTSHTGRADVDAPLEAKEAFIDHYLNLGAGAEIAGMGIAFLGGIRYEVAEMQLKDAEGDERYQLRVRASGTEPINRVYVESKDPLQGKVIIDAALDQLETLTIQEICAAYSQWRLVDMLSQTRFTEKTCQAVQATIAARGWPVAELKVKLLTLMGALEARNRKIAAVWLEELTTNG; this is encoded by the coding sequence ATGGACCCATTGAATGTTGCCTTTGATCAAATCACAGTCCCGCAATTGGGGACGGTCTTTAACCAGTTGAACCGGGCTTTGATAACCGCTGAAAGCGAAGCAGATTGGCATGCTTCAGTTACCGCCATGGACCAATTTCTCGATATCCTGGCGCAGCGAGTGATTTTTGACCCTGAATTAATCGCACAGATGCCAATTCATGCCTCACGGGCTTTCAGCATCCTGTTGACCCTGGCGGCCACGGGGACGCAGTACCGCCTGGAGCAGTACCTCCCCCAAGACGCTGCCGGTCGGGAGCGCCGGGCGTTGATCGACACGGTTTACCTGCCCCTCACCGGGCAATTGCGCAAAAAGGCGATCAACCTGGCCGTAGAATTCCTGGCAGCCCCAGTCTTTGACAGCTTGCGAGATGATATTGATCATGAAATTCTGCCCTTGCTTCACAGCATGGACTTTGAGCAGGACCGCGATCGCTGGATGCCCTTCCGGGTGATCCAGATCGGCAATATTTATGAGCGATTGTTCATGTTCCGCCTGCGCACACAGGAACCGCACTTGATCGCCAATACCCACGGACCGGGCTTGCTGCGCATGATCTACGACCGTAAGTACCTGCGTTTTGGCACCTCCGGGGTGCGCGGCCGCTGGGGCGCTGATTTCACCGAGCGGCGTGCCAAACAGGTCGTCCAGGCAATCTGTGATTTTCTAAACGACGTTGATGTCCCTAATTTTGTGGGCAGAGAGAACTTGGCTGGACGTAAGATCGTCATCGGCTATGATACCCGTAGAAATGCCGACCGGGTCGCAGAATGGACTGCACAGGTCTGCCTGGCGAATGGTTTCCAGGTGGAATTTGCCAACCGCGATACACCCACGCCAGCCCTGGCTTTTTACCTGACGGAAGCCTTACCTCCCGATGAGGTGGCCGGGCTGATTATCTGTACAGCCAGCCACAACCCGCCGGAATGGCAGGGGATTAAGTTCAACCCGCGTCTGGGTTACCCGGCGCCCACCAACTTGACGGACTTCATCGCCTTTCGCATCAACGAATTGCAATTAGAGGATGTTAATGCGCGCGTCATAAATACAGAAGAAGGCCGGCAGGAAGGGCGTCTGCGCGGCTTTGATCCACTGGATGATTACGTGGCGTGGATCAAAAATAACGGCAACGGGAATGCCCGCATTCCGATCGATTTTGATCGCATTCGGAAATTCTTCAGCGATAAGATGGTGGTGATTGACGAGTTTCATGGTTCCGGTCGAGGGTATCTGACCCGCCTCTTGGGTGAGGCTGGGGTACGTTACACGGTGCTACACGCCCAGCGCGACCCGGATTTAACCGGGCTGGATTACGCCAACCCTGAAGAACCCTTTATTAATCCGCTTAAAGAGAAGGTGCGGGAAACAGGCGCCCACCTCGGTCTGGGAATGGATACCGACGCCGACCGCTTTGGCGTGGTATCTCTGGGAGGGGTGTATTTCCGTCCGAACCAAATTTTAACCATGCTGGTGCGCTACCTGGGCGTGGAACGCGGCTTTACCGGTCGGGTGATCGCCACACAGACGGGCTCCCCCCTGATTGAAGTTTTGGCGGGAATGATCCCGGGCAATGAGGAAAACAAGCCTGCGGAGGGCGCACTTCCGGGGTATGTGAATCATCCCTTCTACAAGACCGTTATCGGAAGCCCGAAGGACCGCATATTAAAAAATGCTTTCCTGGTGCCCGTGGGCATCAAATACATCGAGGAAATCCGGCGTGTGGACCGCTCCTACCGGGGACTAAACCCGCTACCGGCGGATTGGCGCGATCGCATTCTGATTGGCGGAGAGGAATCCTCGGGGCTGACCAGCCGCGGACACATCACCGACAAGGACGGACCGTGGGCAAACCTGCTGATCATGGATATGCTGGCTTATTTCGGAACCCGACCCGAGAACCCGCTGACCACCATTGCCGAGATCTGGGAGGATACGGTCAGGATGCCGGGTTTGTGGGAAACCTTTGGATGTTCACCGGATGACCCCACTTCACACACCGGCCGCGCGGACGTGGATGCTCCCCTGGAAGCCAAAGAAGCTTTCATCGACCATTACCTCAACCTGGGCGCAGGCGCTGAGATCGCCGGGATGGGCATCGCTTTCCTGGGCGGGATCCGCTATGAAGTGGCTGAAATGCAATTGAAAGATGCCGAAGGGGATGAGCGCTATCAGTTACGAGTGCGCGCCTCGGGTACAGAACCGATCAACCGGGTGTATGTGGAGAGCAAAGACCCACTTCAGGGCAAGGTGATCATCGATGCTGCACTGGACCAATTGGAGACATTGACGATCCAGGAGATATGCGCGGCTTACAGCCAGTGGCGCCTGGTGGATATGCTGTCCCAGACGCGCTTCACTGAGAAAACCTGCCAGGCTGTGCAAGCAACGATCGCCGCGCGCGGATGGCCGGTGGCTGAACTTAAGGTTAAGCTGTTGACCCTGATGGGGGCGCTGGAAGCGCGCAATCGCAAGATCGCCGCGGTTTGGCTGGAGGAGTTGACAACAAACGGTTGA